A single bacterium DNA region contains:
- the tuf gene encoding elongation factor Tu (EF-Tu; promotes GTP-dependent binding of aminoacyl-tRNA to the A-site of ribosomes during protein biosynthesis; when the tRNA anticodon matches the mRNA codon, GTP hydrolysis results; the inactive EF-Tu-GDP leaves the ribosome and release of GDP is promoted by elongation factor Ts; many prokaryotes have two copies of the gene encoding EF-Tu): protein MSKEKFERNKPHVNIGTIGHVDHGKTSLTAAITKTLAKAGGAKYTAY from the coding sequence ATGTCAAAAGAGAAGTTTGAGCGGAATAAGCCGCACGTAAACATTGGGACGATTGGTCACGTTGACCATGGCAAGACGTCGTTGACGGCTGCGATTACGAAGACGCTGGCCAAGGCTGGCGGTGCGAAATACACGGCCTAT
- the fusA gene encoding elongation factor G, with the protein MARQTPIEKYRNIGIMAHIDAGKTTTTERILYYTGKSHKIGEVHEGAATMDWMEQEQERGITITSAATTCYWGDHRINIIDTPGHVDFTIEVERSLRVLDGAICVFDSVAGVEPQSETVWRQADKYGVPRMCFVNKMDRVGANFFRCVDMMKDRLGANAMPVQLPMGAEDEYQGMIDLVKMKAITWKAETLGAEFEYSEIPDAFKEQAKEYREKLIEMAVEMDDAAMEAYLEGKEPDEATLKKCIRKGTITGKFVPVLNGTAFKNKGVQPMLDAVLDFLPSPIDIPAIKGVKFGTDEEVTRKADDKEPFAALAFKIMTDPFVGSLTFARIYSGKLEGASYVYNSVKDSRERIGRMLLMHANSREDIKEAYAGDIIALAGLKDTTTGDTLCDPDNKVILERMEFPEPVIEMAVEPKSKADQEKMGVALSRLAQEDPSFRVMTDQETGQTVIKGMGELHLEIIVDRMKREFKVEANVGAPQVAYRETISKPYTMDYTHKKQSGGSGQFARVIIEFEPNETGKGYEFESKIVGGSVPKEYIPGVEKGLAAAQNTGVIAGYPCIDFKARLVDGAYHDVDSSSLAFEIAARAAFREGMPKAGPKLLEPIMKVEVVTPEEYMGDVIGDLNSRRGQITGMDPRGNAQVVNAFVPLANMFGYVNTLRSMTQGRAQYSMVFAHYGDVPTHVADEIKAKAA; encoded by the coding sequence ATGGCCCGCCAGACTCCTATCGAGAAATACCGCAATATCGGCATCATGGCCCACATCGACGCCGGTAAGACCACCACCACTGAGCGTATCCTGTATTACACCGGTAAATCCCATAAAATCGGTGAAGTGCACGAAGGTGCCGCCACGATGGACTGGATGGAGCAGGAGCAGGAGCGCGGTATCACGATTACGTCCGCCGCCACTACCTGCTACTGGGGTGATCACCGCATCAACATCATCGATACCCCCGGCCACGTGGATTTCACCATCGAGGTGGAACGTTCGCTGCGCGTGCTCGACGGCGCCATCTGCGTGTTCGATTCCGTAGCCGGCGTGGAGCCGCAGTCTGAGACCGTATGGCGTCAGGCCGACAAATACGGCGTTCCCCGCATGTGCTTCGTCAACAAGATGGACCGCGTGGGCGCCAACTTCTTCCGCTGCGTGGACATGATGAAGGACCGCCTTGGCGCCAACGCCATGCCGGTTCAGCTCCCCATGGGTGCCGAAGACGAATATCAGGGCATGATCGACCTGGTGAAAATGAAAGCCATCACCTGGAAGGCCGAGACCCTGGGTGCTGAGTTCGAATACAGCGAAATCCCCGATGCCTTCAAAGAGCAGGCGAAGGAATATCGCGAAAAACTGATCGAAATGGCCGTTGAAATGGACGACGCCGCCATGGAAGCCTACCTGGAAGGCAAAGAGCCGGACGAGGCTACCCTGAAAAAATGCATCCGCAAAGGCACCATCACCGGTAAATTTGTACCCGTTCTCAACGGTACGGCATTCAAGAACAAAGGCGTTCAGCCGATGCTCGATGCCGTGTTGGATTTCCTCCCGTCCCCGATCGATATTCCCGCCATCAAAGGCGTGAAATTCGGCACGGACGAGGAAGTGACACGCAAGGCTGACGATAAAGAGCCGTTTGCTGCTCTGGCCTTCAAGATCATGACCGATCCGTTCGTGGGTTCGCTTACCTTCGCCCGTATCTATTCCGGCAAACTTGAGGGTGCCAGCTACGTTTACAACTCCGTCAAAGACAGCCGTGAGCGCATCGGCCGTATGCTGCTGATGCACGCAAACAGCCGTGAGGATATCAAGGAAGCTTACGCTGGCGATATCATCGCACTGGCCGGTCTGAAAGACACGACCACCGGTGACACGCTCTGCGATCCCGACAACAAGGTGATTCTTGAGCGCATGGAATTCCCAGAGCCGGTAATCGAGATGGCCGTTGAGCCGAAATCGAAAGCCGACCAGGAGAAAATGGGCGTTGCTCTCTCCCGTCTGGCTCAGGAGGATCCCTCCTTCCGCGTGATGACCGATCAGGAAACCGGCCAGACCGTGATCAAAGGTATGGGCGAGCTCCACCTCGAGATCATCGTCGACCGCATGAAGCGCGAATTCAAGGTGGAAGCCAACGTAGGTGCCCCCCAGGTGGCCTACCGCGAAACCATCAGCAAACCCTACACCATGGACTACACCCACAAGAAACAGTCGGGTGGTTCCGGTCAGTTTGCTCGCGTCATCATCGAGTTCGAGCCGAATGAAACCGGCAAAGGCTATGAATTTGAAAGCAAAATCGTTGGCGGTTCCGTTCCCAAGGAATATATCCCGGGTGTGGAAAAAGGCCTGGCGGCTGCTCAAAACACGGGCGTTATTGCCGGCTATCCCTGCATCGATTTCAAAGCCCGTCTGGTGGACGGCGCATACCACGATGTGGATTCAAGCTCCCTGGCATTCGAAATCGCGGCCCGCGCTGCCTTCCGTGAAGGCATGCCCAAGGCCGGTCCGAAGCTGCTCGAGCCGATCATGAAAGTCGAAGTCGTTACCCCGGAAGAATACATGGGCGACGTCATCGGCGATTTGAACTCCCGCCGCGGCCAGATCACCGGGATGGACCCGCGTGGCAACGCCCAGGTGGTGAACGCCTTCGTGCCTCTGGCCAACATGTTTGGCTATGTGAACACGCTGCGCTCCATGACCCAGGGCCGTGCGCAATATTCCATGGTGTTCGCTCACTATGGCGATGTGCCGACCCATGTGGCCGACGAAATTAAAGCCAAAGCTGCCTAA
- the rpsG gene encoding 30S ribosomal protein S7 → MSRRRRAEPREVHPDAKFGNIVVSKFINSIMEHGKRSVAESIVYGAFDTLSGKGNGDPLEVFEKALDNVKPSIEVRSRRVGGATYQVPMEVREARRQALALRWIINAARNRSERTMRGRLSGELLDAFNMRGGAVKKREDTHKMAEANKAFSHFRW, encoded by the coding sequence ATGTCTCGTCGTCGTCGCGCAGAACCGCGTGAAGTTCACCCCGATGCCAAGTTCGGCAACATCGTGGTCAGCAAATTCATCAACTCCATCATGGAACATGGCAAGCGCTCCGTGGCCGAAAGCATCGTCTACGGTGCGTTCGACACGCTTTCCGGCAAGGGCAACGGTGACCCGCTGGAAGTGTTCGAGAAAGCCCTCGATAACGTGAAGCCCTCCATCGAAGTTCGCTCCCGCCGCGTCGGTGGTGCCACCTATCAGGTGCCGATGGAAGTTCGCGAAGCCCGCCGTCAGGCCCTGGCTCTGCGCTGGATCATCAATGCCGCCCGCAACCGCAGCGAGCGCACCATGCGCGGCCGCCTGAGCGGTGAGCTGCTGGATGCCTTCAACATGCGCGGCGGTGCCGTGAAAAAGCGTGAAGACACCCACAAGATGGCCGAAGCCAACAAGGCTTTCTCCCACTTCCGCTGGTAG
- a CDS encoding 30S ribosomal protein S12, which yields MPTMNQLVRHGRSAQGKRNKVPAMQACPQKRGVCTRVYTTTPKKPNSALRKVARVRLTNGFEVTAYIPGEGHNLQEHSVVLIRGGRVKDLPGVRYHIIRGTLDTQGVSKRRQRRSSYGAKRPK from the coding sequence ATGCCAACGATGAATCAGCTGGTGCGCCATGGGCGCAGCGCCCAAGGCAAGCGGAACAAGGTTCCCGCCATGCAAGCATGCCCCCAAAAACGCGGCGTATGCACCCGCGTATACACCACCACGCCAAAGAAGCCGAACTCGGCTCTCCGTAAAGTAGCCCGTGTTCGCCTGACCAACGGCTTCGAAGTCACCGCCTACATCCCGGGTGAAGGCCACAACCTGCAGGAACACTCCGTAGTGCTCATCCGCGGTGGCCGTGTAAAAGATTTGCCGGGGGTCCGCTACCACATCATCCGTGGTACGCTGGATACTCAAGGTGTTAGCAAACGTCGTCAGCGTCGTTCGTCCTACGGCGCCAAACGTCCGAAATAA
- a CDS encoding NADPH-dependent oxidoreductase, which yields MPGPNTVGQILGIAASTRPDSVNRLLLKHVFKLLESQGIACVSPDYAELDAPSYSDMGYQQQGMPPGPAKLVTMMGRCNAMIIAVPEYNWSYPGSLKNIVDWVSCLKPCPLAGLPILLLAASPSLQGGVKGLIHFRVPLEALGGYVYPKLFTVSDALNVMDEHAITHPRIRDGLAETVTGFLDYSRRLSGV from the coding sequence GTGCCGGGACCTAACACCGTTGGACAGATTCTTGGCATCGCCGCCTCCACGCGTCCGGATTCCGTCAACCGCCTGTTGCTCAAGCATGTATTTAAGCTGCTAGAATCCCAAGGGATTGCCTGCGTCAGCCCCGATTATGCCGAGCTGGACGCCCCTTCTTACAGCGATATGGGCTATCAGCAGCAGGGCATGCCGCCCGGCCCGGCCAAGCTGGTGACCATGATGGGCCGCTGCAATGCCATGATCATCGCCGTGCCGGAATATAACTGGTCCTACCCCGGAAGCCTGAAAAACATCGTCGACTGGGTCTCCTGCCTCAAGCCATGCCCGCTGGCCGGGCTGCCGATATTGCTGCTGGCGGCCTCGCCCTCGCTGCAGGGCGGCGTGAAGGGGCTGATCCATTTCCGCGTGCCGCTGGAGGCATTGGGCGGCTATGTTTATCCCAAGCTTTTCACCGTTTCCGACGCGCTGAACGTGATGGACGAGCACGCCATCACCCATCCCCGCATCCGGGACGGGCTGGCGGAAACGGTGACGGGATTCCTTGATTACAGCCGGAGGTTAAGCGGCGTATGA
- a CDS encoding NAD(P)-binding protein has translation MKVAVIGSGLAGLTAAWLLSREYEVHLFEASPTIGGLCQTVDATVEGKSFPVDIGFMLYNDKNYGNLCNLLRQLGVEGHTAQLGFSLHEDGADIPFEYANKNLDSMFAQRWRLLDAQHWRMLLDIMKFNRFVTRMLAGGIQPGVPLADFLKQSRVSKRLVERYLLPMGGALFATSMVDMLAFPAASFLRHLQQHGLLYGAEPREWRSIKGGSQALLQKLIEPFKERIYVNESVTSLERLELGVNIKTSLDKEEHFNHAVIACHPDKSLKFLKLLSAEEHALLSCFNHHVNRAVLHTDTALMPQNQACWTSHNVMSFTGDSHRSGQQIPLTYWLNVIQSLPVEKPVLLSLNPTIEPDKEKTLGEYALPTPQLNTNASKAQTRIKTIQGKGGFWYCGAYQMCGTAEDAVYSAIRVAKDLGVTIPWDIT, from the coding sequence ATGAAAGTAGCGGTGATCGGATCGGGCCTGGCGGGCCTTACAGCGGCATGGCTGCTTTCACGCGAATATGAGGTGCATCTGTTCGAGGCTTCGCCCACCATCGGCGGGCTGTGCCAGACGGTGGATGCAACCGTGGAGGGCAAAAGCTTCCCGGTCGATATCGGCTTTATGCTGTATAACGATAAGAATTACGGCAACCTGTGCAACCTGTTGCGGCAGCTCGGGGTGGAAGGGCACACGGCGCAGCTGGGCTTCAGCCTGCATGAGGACGGGGCGGATATTCCGTTTGAATATGCCAACAAAAATCTGGATTCCATGTTTGCGCAGCGCTGGCGGCTTTTGGATGCGCAACACTGGCGCATGCTGCTGGATATCATGAAATTCAACCGCTTCGTTACGCGCATGCTGGCCGGCGGCATTCAGCCAGGCGTGCCACTGGCGGATTTTCTGAAACAGTCCCGTGTCAGCAAACGCCTGGTGGAGCGCTATCTGCTGCCGATGGGTGGCGCGCTTTTTGCCACCTCAATGGTGGATATGCTGGCATTTCCCGCAGCAAGCTTTTTACGCCATCTGCAACAGCATGGCCTGCTTTATGGCGCGGAACCGCGTGAATGGCGCAGTATCAAAGGAGGCAGCCAGGCGCTGCTGCAAAAGCTGATTGAGCCATTTAAGGAACGTATTTACGTCAATGAGTCGGTGACGTCGCTTGAGCGGCTTGAGCTGGGCGTCAATATCAAAACCTCACTGGACAAGGAAGAGCATTTCAACCACGCCGTGATCGCCTGCCATCCAGATAAGTCCCTGAAATTTCTTAAACTTCTTTCCGCCGAAGAGCATGCTTTGCTGAGCTGCTTCAATCACCACGTCAACCGCGCCGTATTGCATACGGACACGGCGCTGATGCCGCAGAACCAGGCCTGCTGGACCAGCCATAACGTGATGAGCTTCACCGGAGACAGCCACCGCAGCGGGCAGCAGATACCCCTTACCTACTGGCTGAACGTCATCCAGTCGCTGCCGGTGGAAAAGCCGGTATTGCTGTCGCTCAACCCGACCATTGAGCCGGATAAGGAAAAGACACTCGGCGAATATGCCCTGCCCACGCCGCAGCTCAACACCAATGCAAGCAAGGCGCAGACGCGCATCAAAACCATCCAGGGCAAGGGCGGGTTCTGGTATTGCGGGGCCTATCAGATGTGCGGCACGGCGGAAGACGCCGTCTATTCCGCCATCCGCGTGGCCAAGGATCTGGGTGTGACGATTCCGTGGGATATTACCTGA
- a CDS encoding methyltransferase domain-containing protein, which translates to MILGQALSKTLLAALKHMKLGQFTLTLPDGGQHHFQGTLPGPTARVNIHDWNVISRLVTNSDAGFAEDYRDGKWDTDDLPGFLTLVGLNEAKLETFYQSTWWAKLVLGFKKLMHSHMRFDIKNHVKAHTDLGNEFYELWLDPSMSFSGAIFEGKDGDLEAAQQRKHRRILERLKGRGQLLEIGFGWGGFAEEAVKAGHEVTGITRSPEQLSYASARLADAVKRHVARLKLMDFREVKQAFDHIVSIETFEAVGEREWPGFFAHLAQCLKRQGRAVIQTITVNDSIFTEYRKRSEMIQQYSFPGGMLPSPSRFAEEAQKAGLKVMDVYEFSKDYAITLRHWLKCFDEQREQVKKLGFDEGFIRLWRFYLSHCIAGFATERTQVYQYELAHA; encoded by the coding sequence ATGATTCTCGGACAGGCCTTATCCAAAACGCTGCTTGCCGCGCTCAAGCACATGAAGCTGGGGCAATTCACCCTCACCCTGCCCGATGGCGGGCAGCATCATTTCCAGGGCACGCTGCCGGGGCCGACGGCACGGGTAAACATCCATGACTGGAACGTGATCAGCCGTCTGGTGACCAACAGCGATGCCGGATTCGCCGAGGATTACCGCGACGGCAAATGGGACACGGACGATCTGCCCGGCTTTCTTACATTGGTGGGGCTGAACGAGGCCAAACTCGAGACCTTTTACCAGAGCACCTGGTGGGCCAAGCTGGTGCTTGGCTTCAAAAAGCTGATGCATTCGCACATGCGTTTCGACATCAAAAACCATGTGAAGGCGCATACGGACCTCGGCAATGAATTCTATGAGCTCTGGCTGGATCCCAGCATGAGCTTTTCCGGCGCCATTTTTGAAGGAAAGGACGGCGACCTGGAAGCGGCGCAGCAGCGCAAGCACCGCCGCATTCTCGAGCGCCTTAAAGGCAGAGGGCAATTGCTGGAAATCGGCTTCGGCTGGGGCGGATTTGCCGAAGAGGCCGTGAAGGCCGGGCATGAGGTGACGGGCATCACCCGCTCGCCGGAGCAGCTGAGCTATGCCAGCGCCAGGCTGGCGGATGCCGTAAAACGCCATGTGGCCCGGCTCAAGCTGATGGATTTTCGCGAGGTGAAGCAGGCGTTCGACCATATTGTGTCGATTGAGACGTTTGAGGCGGTGGGCGAGCGGGAATGGCCGGGGTTTTTCGCCCATCTGGCGCAATGCCTGAAACGGCAGGGGCGCGCGGTGATCCAGACCATCACGGTGAATGACTCGATCTTCACCGAATACCGCAAACGCAGCGAAATGATCCAGCAATACAGCTTTCCCGGGGGGATGCTGCCCTCTCCCTCGCGCTTTGCGGAAGAGGCGCAAAAGGCCGGGCTTAAGGTGATGGACGTCTATGAGTTCAGCAAGGATTACGCCATCACGCTCAGGCACTGGCTGAAATGTTTCGACGAGCAGCGCGAGCAGGTGAAAAAACTCGGGTTTGATGAAGGCTTCATCCGGCTCTGGCGTTTTTACCTGAGCCATTGCATCGCGGGCTTCGCCACGGAGCGCACGCAGGTTTATCAGTATGAGCTTGCGCATGCCTAA
- a CDS encoding MFS transporter: MSLRMPKAPARLPKNQLLFYGFIGLPLAMGGLPLFMHIPPLFTGHYGISMGSIATVLIAIRMLDAVADPFIGHFSDRYGSTLPRQRRLVAIGSIGLALGLWGFSVPLPMEHATACFAFLLAFCALSYSLTMINTLALGACLSRGYEEQNRISAWREGFSLLGVLLASTLPMVLAEKGDHLGTMGWFALLCSVGTVAALILLSRLAPDHHYIKERMHSAAGAWKAMFAPLRESHMRWILAVALSNAIAVCVPLTLAIYYIQDVIQAYEYNGAFVGVYFLTGAVCMPFWLKRSRRLGKKRSWMAAMAVSACSFAFAAFLKAGDEGLFLVVCVLSGIGLGADLVFGPSMMGDVIHEMKDHQQPGLVFGLWNFMNKSALTLAAAIALPLLALAGYTPAQASPPEAIRALACAYALLPLLFKAIAFVLLWKSPLDGQFRQEP; the protein is encoded by the coding sequence ATGAGCTTGCGCATGCCTAAAGCCCCCGCACGGTTGCCGAAGAACCAGCTGCTGTTCTACGGCTTCATCGGGCTGCCGCTCGCCATGGGCGGGCTGCCGCTGTTCATGCATATTCCGCCGCTGTTCACGGGGCATTACGGCATTTCGATGGGCAGCATCGCCACGGTGCTGATCGCCATCCGCATGCTGGATGCCGTGGCGGACCCGTTCATCGGCCATTTCAGCGACCGTTACGGCAGCACCCTGCCCCGCCAGCGGCGGCTGGTGGCCATCGGCTCCATCGGCCTGGCGCTTGGACTTTGGGGGTTTTCCGTTCCCCTGCCTATGGAGCATGCAACGGCATGTTTTGCCTTTCTGCTGGCATTCTGCGCGCTTTCCTACAGCCTGACGATGATCAACACGCTGGCGCTCGGCGCATGCCTTTCCCGCGGGTATGAGGAGCAGAACCGCATCAGCGCCTGGCGCGAGGGCTTCAGCCTGCTTGGCGTGCTGCTCGCCTCCACCCTGCCGATGGTGCTGGCGGAAAAGGGCGACCATCTGGGGACGATGGGCTGGTTCGCCCTGCTTTGCAGCGTCGGTACGGTGGCGGCGCTCATCCTGCTGAGCCGCCTGGCGCCGGACCATCATTACATCAAAGAGCGCATGCACAGCGCCGCAGGAGCATGGAAGGCCATGTTCGCGCCGCTCAGGGAATCGCATATGCGGTGGATACTGGCCGTTGCGCTCAGTAACGCCATTGCGGTGTGCGTGCCATTGACACTTGCAATCTATTACATTCAAGACGTCATACAAGCCTATGAATACAATGGTGCTTTTGTTGGCGTCTATTTTCTCACCGGCGCGGTGTGCATGCCTTTCTGGCTGAAGCGCAGCCGCAGGCTCGGCAAAAAGCGGAGCTGGATGGCAGCCATGGCGGTATCGGCCTGTAGTTTTGCGTTCGCCGCCTTCCTGAAGGCAGGAGATGAGGGGCTTTTTCTGGTGGTTTGCGTGCTTTCCGGCATCGGACTTGGGGCGGATCTGGTGTTCGGCCCTTCCATGATGGGCGATGTGATCCATGAAATGAAGGACCATCAGCAGCCCGGGCTGGTGTTCGGGCTCTGGAACTTCATGAACAAAAGCGCACTGACGCTGGCGGCGGCCATCGCCCTGCCCCTGCTGGCGCTGGCGGGTTATACTCCCGCGCAGGCTTCGCCGCCGGAAGCCATCCGCGCATTGGCTTGCGCCTATGCGCTTTTGCCGCTGTTGTTCAAGGCAATCGCTTTCGTGCTGCTGTGGAAAAGTCCGCTGGACGGGCAGTTTAGGCAGGAGCCCTGA
- a CDS encoding Trm112 family protein, whose product MAKTAGSEHKVDPKLLEVLVCPLTKQPLEYDAKKQELVSPSAKLAYPIRDGIPIMLVDEARKLA is encoded by the coding sequence ATGGCCAAAACCGCCGGTAGCGAACATAAAGTGGACCCCAAATTGCTGGAGGTGCTGGTATGCCCGCTTACCAAGCAGCCGCTGGAATATGATGCCAAAAAGCAGGAGCTCGTCAGCCCCTCGGCCAAGCTGGCCTACCCGATACGCGACGGTATCCCCATCATGCTGGTGGACGAGGCGCGCAAACTGGCATGA
- the ruvA gene encoding Holliday junction branch migration protein RuvA has product MIGKLRGKIDHIGDDHLLLDVNGVGYVVHGSQKLLSKAAYGEAMAVLIDTQVREDAITLYGFADAAEQQWFRLLTQVQGVGSKVGLAILSTLSANDLSLAIGSGDARMMQRVSGVGPKLALRIVTELKDKAALAKVSAEPFIAPAAAKGAEKAPAPAVADISEDAIAALGSLGYGRSEAFQAVARAMKAQPEIASLQQLIPAALKELSSQHA; this is encoded by the coding sequence ATGATTGGGAAGCTTCGCGGGAAAATAGACCATATTGGCGACGACCATCTGCTGCTGGACGTCAACGGCGTGGGCTATGTGGTGCATGGGTCGCAGAAACTCCTGTCCAAGGCTGCGTATGGCGAGGCCATGGCCGTACTGATCGACACCCAGGTGCGGGAGGATGCCATTACGCTGTACGGGTTTGCCGATGCGGCGGAGCAGCAGTGGTTTAGGCTGCTGACGCAGGTTCAGGGGGTGGGATCCAAGGTTGGGCTGGCGATTCTTTCCACGCTTTCGGCCAATGACCTGTCGCTTGCCATCGGCAGCGGGGATGCGCGGATGATGCAGCGTGTGAGCGGGGTTGGGCCCAAACTGGCACTGCGTATTGTGACGGAATTGAAGGATAAGGCAGCGTTGGCCAAGGTCAGCGCGGAGCCCTTCATTGCGCCCGCTGCGGCGAAAGGCGCTGAAAAGGCCCCTGCCCCGGCTGTGGCGGATATCAGTGAAGATGCCATCGCCGCGCTGGGCAGCCTGGGTTACGGGCGCTCGGAGGCCTTTCAGGCCGTGGCACGGGCGATGAAGGCGCAGCCGGAGATTGCGAGCCTTCAGCAACTCATTCCCGCCGCGCTGAAAGAGTTGAGCAGCCAGCATGCATGA